In Colletotrichum higginsianum IMI 349063 chromosome 1, whole genome shotgun sequence, the DNA window AGACGGTTCATATGGCGAGCACGAGAGTGACGAGGACGCCTCCCGCAGCCTTAGTACCAAAACCCCGGGCTCAAGACAGCCCGGCTCAAGACCTGTAAAGAAACGACCTTCAGGATATAGGGCCCCACCGGCACCATTGATGCCTTCAGAAGATGAGCATTTAGTAGACCCGGTACCTCTCCGGTCGAGCGCTTCGGCGCGGCGATCCGCGCCAACGAGAACATCGCAACTCGGAGAGAATAGCGGATCCTCGCAGGCATCAGACACCGATAACACAAGTagctcatcgtcgtcgtcgtcgccgagttTTCAGCCCTTTAGGCGCCCTGCCGTTCGCAGACGTACATCCAAAGATCTTTCCCTGAGAGGGCCGATACGTGAGATGCCCGAGGCGGGTGGCGAGCTTCCACCCGGCGGCCCTGACTTCTCTACTCCTTTGCCGGCGCGAACGAAGAACCCGCGCGACATCCTCAATGACGGTGAACGAGGCTTCATTGTGGACCTGAAAATCAACCTGCAAGTGGATATCCATATCAAGGCGAAGCTGATGGGTGATTTGACCTTATCCGTTCTGTAATATGTAATATGGGTCCATGGAACGAACTTTCAGATGGAACTTGTCATGAGGAGTATCTGTTTTCTGGCGTACAGTCGACGGCGATGTAACATCAGGATTGAGCGTGCTTGTAACATTGGATTTGGGGTCGGAAGGACATGGTTTTTGTTATGCTTTTAAGCATGAACGGCGTTCAGAGCGagctgtgtgtgtgtgaagaAAAACAACATGTGAATGAATAGAAACTATTTCTCAGGACGAAACACCCTTCACTttgacgtcgtcggccatcGTGATATCCTTGTCTCGTAATTCCCTGCAGGTACCCCAGCCAGCTTCagtccgtcttcttcttctttctttcgaGTCCCTCAGTtatggccgccgccacgtcCTCCACCGTCGTgcccctctttctcttgcCAATCTTCTCCCCTCCAAGCGGCGAGTCCTCGGCTACCGCCCTGTACACACCCGCAGCGCCCACAAACAGGTCGGGTCCGAaaccgccctcctcggcgtgtGTCTTGCTGATCTCCTCCATCTCGCGGACCCAGCGATACGCCTTGGGCGGCATCGTCACAACGCCCTTCTCGGCGAATTCGAGGTAGCTCGGCAGACGCGCCGACAGCTCGCCGCGCAGCTGGTCAAGGACGCCCATTCGGTGGGCGGTCGTAAAGGCCTGCGTGGCGATGGCGGTAAAACCCTTCGACATGGAGGCGAAGCACATCTTGAGGCCGCTCGCCGCACCGATCTCAGCCGATATGTGGTtcccgccgaggacggcgctGAGGCGGGCTCCGAACGTCTCCGTCTCGCGGTCCTCTGTCCCAGGAAGGGAGAGGTCGGCCAGCTTGTGCGGGCCGGACATGGGCACCCCCGGGACATACCagccgtcatcgtcgttgtcgtcatcgcccggtggggcc includes these proteins:
- a CDS encoding 6-phosphogluconate dehydrogenase, with product MAANGETPSKVGVISIGDMGVGIAKLLVAKGFRVATNVKGRSQDTIQRAREANVELIDSDLDLASQCAVIFSVVPPRDAEATADRIVDALAGASRSVPLYFVDMNAVAPSTCKSVASSFARARVPARFIDACIIGAPPRPKSAPNAGTNVSSSSAPPGDDDNDDDGWYVPGVPMSGPHKLADLSLPGTEDRETETFGARLSAVLGGNHISAEIGAASGLKMCFASMSKGFTAIATQAFTTAHRMGVLDQLRGELSARLPSYLEFAEKGVVTMPPKAYRWVREMEEISKTHAEEGGFGPDLFVGAAGVYRAVAEDSPLGGEKIGKRKRGTTVEDVAAAITEGLERKKKKTD